From one Bombus affinis isolate iyBomAffi1 chromosome 9, iyBomAffi1.2, whole genome shotgun sequence genomic stretch:
- the LOC126919933 gene encoding leukocyte receptor cluster member 8 homolog isoform X1 — protein sequence MSEGEATASQKKQQPFQQQPQLGIGSMANMAWQYPSPNNIHNMFPPYSGQLYGPGYQGVPHQGQTFSYYHAMMPGYGQPFTPQQMQQQQQHQQQQQQQQQQQQQPQQDNNQGKQLHQQPPVPGTPMSLDDDSELPPLPPGPPPSVQTSQQHNNQIQPSMQPHPGYMYNAFPYGTWNGMHNDMSQYNNQIRFNVYNKKNGLAFLSPSGNSGAAKRKRKRNKNLAAQFNNSFQANSPTTNFVPGPNLKTELPPLPPAQCEIVAPPPPTEESPAPTTPAITTVNNTIPSAGTPAVGTPSIVTNPSPVGDWPDSLKNYVNRCYEKCKTAVDKDQVEIILKGKITRAANDGSLWVKDWDQEPLPSIHSERMTMTIKPQKPALKLNNLPNPLMNAQGGLRKPGLSTSLGARLGARLSVNYKRSRSRSRTRSRSRSRSRSKSRSRSRSRSKSRSRSNTRSPPSRKYRRSTSSSSNVSDREHDYKSLKTKKSTKNKLSHSSKKTKKTKQMKSHFYSEFGLATGNTEELGSKEKLQQRAARFNDTISRTANNGVKDDSSTDFDFTGLHIVGVCKDIEKPYLRLTSAPAPSAVRPVSVLQNSLAHVKKRWVADQDYRYACDQLKSIRQDLTVQGIRNAFTVHVYETHARVALEKGDHEEFNQCQTQLRMLYQDVGGENRCEFIAYRILYYIFTKNTQDLTTILAALSVEDKNDECIKHALKVRSAWWLKNFHAFFKLYTSAPRMAAFLMDWFVARERKNALKSMIKSYVLDSLEVIIYIYLSKYLQTIFFYTTFLQKLIKITLRNIMDQNITNFILTGTFNW from the exons ATGTCAGAAGGCGAGGCTACAGCATCGCAGAAGAAACAGCAGCCATTTCAGCAACAGCCACAACTTGGAATAGGCTCAATGGCGAATATGGCATGGCAATATCCCTCGCCAAACAATATCCATAACATGTTTCCCCCATATTCAGG CCAATTATATGGACCAGGATATCAAGGTGTACCTCATCAAGGACAAACGTTTAGCTACTATCATGCGATGATGCCAGGATATGGACAACCTTTTACTCCACAGCAaatgcaacagcagcagcagcaccaacaacagcagcaacagcaacaacaacagcagcagcagccacAACAGGACAACAATCAAGGAAAACAGTTACATCAGCAACCACCAGTACCCGGAACCCCCATGTCTTTGGATGATGATTCTGAACTTCCTCCTTTACCTCCTGGACCACCCCCATCAGTACAGACATCTCAACAACACAATAATCAAATACAACCATCTATGCAGCCTCATCCAGGGTACATGTATAATGCTTTTCCATATGGTACTTGGAATGGCATGCACAATGATATGTCCC AATACAATAATCAAATTCGTTTCAATGTATATAACAAAAAGAATGGTTTGGCTTTTCTCTCTCCATCTGGCAATAGTGGAGCTGCAAAGAGAAAACGTAAGCGGAATAAAAATTTAGCAGCTCAGTTCAACAATAGCTTTCAGGCAAACAGTCCAACAACGAATTTCGTACCGGGTCCCAATTTAAAGACCGAATTACCACCTTTACCTCCTGCACAGTGTGAAATAGTGGCTCCTCCTCCACCAACTGAAGAATCCCCTGCTCCTACTACACCTGCTATCACAACTGTTAATAATACAATTCCTAGTGCTGGCACACCAGCGGTAGGTACACCCTCTATCGTGACAAATCCCAGCCCAGTCGGTGATTGGCCTGACAGTTTGAAGAACTATGTAAACAGGTGTTACGAAAAATGCAAAACGGCAGTAGACAAGGATCAAGTTGAGATTATATTAAAGGGAAAGATTACGCGTGCAGCGAACGATGGCTCGCTTTGGGTAAAAGACTGGGACCAAGAACCATTGCCTAGCATTCATAGTGAACGTATGACTATGACGATAAAGCCTCAAAAACCGGccttgaaattaaataatttgccAAATCCGCTGATGAATGCACAGGGAGGCTTGCGCAAGCCAGGTCTCTCCACTTCTCTTGGGGCTCGGCTTGGCGCGCGTCTCTCTGTGAATTACAAACGGTCAAGGTCGAGGTCGAGGACTAGATCAAGATCAAGATCCAGATCGAGATCAAAGTCCAGGTCGAGGTCGAGGTCAAGATCGAAGTCAAGGTCGCGTTCGAATACACGTAGTCCACCATCACGAAAGTACAGGCGTAGTACGTCATCGTCGTCGAACGTTAGTGATCGGGAACACGATTATAAATCGTTAAAAACGAAAAAATCTACTAAAAACAAACTGAGTCACAGCAGCAAGAAAACaaagaagactaaacagatgaAATCACATTTCTATTCAGAATTTGGTTTAGCTACAGGAAACACTGAGGAATTAGGATCTAAGGAGAAATTACAACAACGTGCTGCAAGATTTAACGATACTATTTCCAGGACAGCCAACAATGGTGTTAAAGATGACTCATCTACAGACTTTGATTTTACTGGACTTCACATTGTCGGAGTATGCAAGGATATAGAGAAACCTTATTTACGTTTAACATCT gcTCCAGCTCCCTCCGCCGTTCGACCGGTAAGTGTACTCCAAAATTCTTTGGCACATGTCAAGAAACGATGGGTGGCTGATCAGGACTATAGATACGCTTGTGATCAACTTAAATCTATTCGTCAAGATCTTACCGTCCAAGGTATTCGAAATGCATTTACAGTCCACGTGTATGAAACACACGCCCGCGTCGCTCTAGAGAAAGGAGATCATGAAGAATTCAACCAGTGCCAGACTCAGTTACGGATGTTGTATCAAGACGTTGGCGGAGAAAATCGATGTGAATTTATTGCATACagaatattgtattatattttcacAAAAAATACTCAag ATTTAACGACGATTTTAGCAGCTTTATCAGTAGAAGACAAAAATGATGAGTGTATAAAACATGCGCTCAAAGTGCGTTCAGCTTGGTGGTTGAAAAATTTCCATGCCTTTTTCAAACTATACACTTCTGCCCCACGGATGGCAGCCTTTTTAATGGATTGGTTTGTTGCAAGAGAACGCAAGAATGCATTGAAGAGCATGATAAAGTCGTACGTACTAGACTCTTTAGAAGTAATCATTTATATCTACTTGTCAAAATATCTTCAAAcgatatttttctatacaacatttttacaaaaattaatcAAGATAACGCTAAGAAATATAATGGATCAAAATATAACTAATTTCATATTAACAGGTACATTCAATTGGTAA
- the LOC126919933 gene encoding leukocyte receptor cluster member 8 homolog isoform X3 — protein sequence MANMAWQYPSPNNIHNMFPPYSGQLYGPGYQGVPHQGQTFSYYHAMMPGYGQPFTPQQMQQQQQHQQQQQQQQQQQQQPQQDNNQGKQLHQQPPVPGTPMSLDDDSELPPLPPGPPPSVQTSQQHNNQIQPSMQPHPGYMYNAFPYGTWNGMHNDMSQYNNQIRFNVYNKKNGLAFLSPSGNSGAAKRKRKRNKNLAAQFNNSFQANSPTTNFVPGPNLKTELPPLPPAQCEIVAPPPPTEESPAPTTPAITTVNNTIPSAGTPAVGTPSIVTNPSPVGDWPDSLKNYVNRCYEKCKTAVDKDQVEIILKGKITRAANDGSLWVKDWDQEPLPSIHSERMTMTIKPQKPALKLNNLPNPLMNAQGGLRKPGLSTSLGARLGARLSVNYKRSRSRSRTRSRSRSRSRSKSRSRSRSRSKSRSRSNTRSPPSRKYRRSTSSSSNVSDREHDYKSLKTKKSTKNKLSHSSKKTKKTKQMKSHFYSEFGLATGNTEELGSKEKLQQRAARFNDTISRTANNGVKDDSSTDFDFTGLHIVGVCKDIEKPYLRLTSAPAPSAVRPVSVLQNSLAHVKKRWVADQDYRYACDQLKSIRQDLTVQGIRNAFTVHVYETHARVALEKGDHEEFNQCQTQLRMLYQDVGGENRCEFIAYRILYYIFTKNTQDLTTILAALSVEDKNDECIKHALKVRSAWWLKNFHAFFKLYTSAPRMAAFLMDWFVARERKNALKSMIKSYVLDSLEVIIYIYLSKYLQTIFFYTTFLQKLIKITLRNIMDQNITNFILTGTFNW from the exons ATGGCGAATATGGCATGGCAATATCCCTCGCCAAACAATATCCATAACATGTTTCCCCCATATTCAGG CCAATTATATGGACCAGGATATCAAGGTGTACCTCATCAAGGACAAACGTTTAGCTACTATCATGCGATGATGCCAGGATATGGACAACCTTTTACTCCACAGCAaatgcaacagcagcagcagcaccaacaacagcagcaacagcaacaacaacagcagcagcagccacAACAGGACAACAATCAAGGAAAACAGTTACATCAGCAACCACCAGTACCCGGAACCCCCATGTCTTTGGATGATGATTCTGAACTTCCTCCTTTACCTCCTGGACCACCCCCATCAGTACAGACATCTCAACAACACAATAATCAAATACAACCATCTATGCAGCCTCATCCAGGGTACATGTATAATGCTTTTCCATATGGTACTTGGAATGGCATGCACAATGATATGTCCC AATACAATAATCAAATTCGTTTCAATGTATATAACAAAAAGAATGGTTTGGCTTTTCTCTCTCCATCTGGCAATAGTGGAGCTGCAAAGAGAAAACGTAAGCGGAATAAAAATTTAGCAGCTCAGTTCAACAATAGCTTTCAGGCAAACAGTCCAACAACGAATTTCGTACCGGGTCCCAATTTAAAGACCGAATTACCACCTTTACCTCCTGCACAGTGTGAAATAGTGGCTCCTCCTCCACCAACTGAAGAATCCCCTGCTCCTACTACACCTGCTATCACAACTGTTAATAATACAATTCCTAGTGCTGGCACACCAGCGGTAGGTACACCCTCTATCGTGACAAATCCCAGCCCAGTCGGTGATTGGCCTGACAGTTTGAAGAACTATGTAAACAGGTGTTACGAAAAATGCAAAACGGCAGTAGACAAGGATCAAGTTGAGATTATATTAAAGGGAAAGATTACGCGTGCAGCGAACGATGGCTCGCTTTGGGTAAAAGACTGGGACCAAGAACCATTGCCTAGCATTCATAGTGAACGTATGACTATGACGATAAAGCCTCAAAAACCGGccttgaaattaaataatttgccAAATCCGCTGATGAATGCACAGGGAGGCTTGCGCAAGCCAGGTCTCTCCACTTCTCTTGGGGCTCGGCTTGGCGCGCGTCTCTCTGTGAATTACAAACGGTCAAGGTCGAGGTCGAGGACTAGATCAAGATCAAGATCCAGATCGAGATCAAAGTCCAGGTCGAGGTCGAGGTCAAGATCGAAGTCAAGGTCGCGTTCGAATACACGTAGTCCACCATCACGAAAGTACAGGCGTAGTACGTCATCGTCGTCGAACGTTAGTGATCGGGAACACGATTATAAATCGTTAAAAACGAAAAAATCTACTAAAAACAAACTGAGTCACAGCAGCAAGAAAACaaagaagactaaacagatgaAATCACATTTCTATTCAGAATTTGGTTTAGCTACAGGAAACACTGAGGAATTAGGATCTAAGGAGAAATTACAACAACGTGCTGCAAGATTTAACGATACTATTTCCAGGACAGCCAACAATGGTGTTAAAGATGACTCATCTACAGACTTTGATTTTACTGGACTTCACATTGTCGGAGTATGCAAGGATATAGAGAAACCTTATTTACGTTTAACATCT gcTCCAGCTCCCTCCGCCGTTCGACCGGTAAGTGTACTCCAAAATTCTTTGGCACATGTCAAGAAACGATGGGTGGCTGATCAGGACTATAGATACGCTTGTGATCAACTTAAATCTATTCGTCAAGATCTTACCGTCCAAGGTATTCGAAATGCATTTACAGTCCACGTGTATGAAACACACGCCCGCGTCGCTCTAGAGAAAGGAGATCATGAAGAATTCAACCAGTGCCAGACTCAGTTACGGATGTTGTATCAAGACGTTGGCGGAGAAAATCGATGTGAATTTATTGCATACagaatattgtattatattttcacAAAAAATACTCAag ATTTAACGACGATTTTAGCAGCTTTATCAGTAGAAGACAAAAATGATGAGTGTATAAAACATGCGCTCAAAGTGCGTTCAGCTTGGTGGTTGAAAAATTTCCATGCCTTTTTCAAACTATACACTTCTGCCCCACGGATGGCAGCCTTTTTAATGGATTGGTTTGTTGCAAGAGAACGCAAGAATGCATTGAAGAGCATGATAAAGTCGTACGTACTAGACTCTTTAGAAGTAATCATTTATATCTACTTGTCAAAATATCTTCAAAcgatatttttctatacaacatttttacaaaaattaatcAAGATAACGCTAAGAAATATAATGGATCAAAATATAACTAATTTCATATTAACAGGTACATTCAATTGGTAA
- the LOC126919933 gene encoding leukocyte receptor cluster member 8 homolog isoform X2 produces the protein MSEGEATASQKKQQPFQQQPQLGIGSMANMAWQYPSPNNIHNMFPPYSGQLYGPGYQGVPHQGQTFSYYHAMMPGYGQPFTPQQMQQQQQHQQQQQQQQQQQQQPQQDNNQGKQLHQQPPVPGTPMSLDDDSELPPLPPGPPPSVQTSQQHNNQIQPSMQPHPGYMYNAFPYGTWNGMHNDMSQYNNQIRFNVYNKKNGLAFLSPSGNSGAAKRKRKRNKNLAAQFNNSFQANSPTTNFVPGPNLKTELPPLPPAQCEIVAPPPPTEESPAPTTPAITTVNNTIPSAGTPAVGTPSIVTNPSPVGDWPDSLKNYVNRCYEKCKTAVDKDQVEIILKGKITRAANDGSLWVKDWDQEPLPSIHSERMTMTIKPQKPALKLNNLPNPLMNAQGGLRKPGLSTSLGARLGARLSVNYKRSRSRSRTRSRSRSRSRSKSRSRSRSRSKSRSRSNTRSPPSRKYRRSTSSSSNVSDREHDYKSLKTKKSTKNKLSHSSKKTKKTKQMKSHFYSEFGLATGNTEELGSKEKLQQRAARFNDTISRTANNGVKDDSSTDFDFTGLHIVGVCKDIEKPYLRLTSAPAPSAVRPVSVLQNSLAHVKKRWVADQDYRYACDQLKSIRQDLTVQGIRNAFTVHVYETHARVALEKGDHEEFNQCQTQLRMLYQDVGGENRCEFIAYRILYYIFTKNTQDLTTILAALSVEDKNDECIKHALKVRSAWWLKNFHAFFKLYTSAPRMAAFLMDWFVARERKNALKSMIKSYRQNLAVDFVVAELAFESLDKFYEFVNELGLVYADPEQHLIDCKTSSGSVGAW, from the exons ATGTCAGAAGGCGAGGCTACAGCATCGCAGAAGAAACAGCAGCCATTTCAGCAACAGCCACAACTTGGAATAGGCTCAATGGCGAATATGGCATGGCAATATCCCTCGCCAAACAATATCCATAACATGTTTCCCCCATATTCAGG CCAATTATATGGACCAGGATATCAAGGTGTACCTCATCAAGGACAAACGTTTAGCTACTATCATGCGATGATGCCAGGATATGGACAACCTTTTACTCCACAGCAaatgcaacagcagcagcagcaccaacaacagcagcaacagcaacaacaacagcagcagcagccacAACAGGACAACAATCAAGGAAAACAGTTACATCAGCAACCACCAGTACCCGGAACCCCCATGTCTTTGGATGATGATTCTGAACTTCCTCCTTTACCTCCTGGACCACCCCCATCAGTACAGACATCTCAACAACACAATAATCAAATACAACCATCTATGCAGCCTCATCCAGGGTACATGTATAATGCTTTTCCATATGGTACTTGGAATGGCATGCACAATGATATGTCCC AATACAATAATCAAATTCGTTTCAATGTATATAACAAAAAGAATGGTTTGGCTTTTCTCTCTCCATCTGGCAATAGTGGAGCTGCAAAGAGAAAACGTAAGCGGAATAAAAATTTAGCAGCTCAGTTCAACAATAGCTTTCAGGCAAACAGTCCAACAACGAATTTCGTACCGGGTCCCAATTTAAAGACCGAATTACCACCTTTACCTCCTGCACAGTGTGAAATAGTGGCTCCTCCTCCACCAACTGAAGAATCCCCTGCTCCTACTACACCTGCTATCACAACTGTTAATAATACAATTCCTAGTGCTGGCACACCAGCGGTAGGTACACCCTCTATCGTGACAAATCCCAGCCCAGTCGGTGATTGGCCTGACAGTTTGAAGAACTATGTAAACAGGTGTTACGAAAAATGCAAAACGGCAGTAGACAAGGATCAAGTTGAGATTATATTAAAGGGAAAGATTACGCGTGCAGCGAACGATGGCTCGCTTTGGGTAAAAGACTGGGACCAAGAACCATTGCCTAGCATTCATAGTGAACGTATGACTATGACGATAAAGCCTCAAAAACCGGccttgaaattaaataatttgccAAATCCGCTGATGAATGCACAGGGAGGCTTGCGCAAGCCAGGTCTCTCCACTTCTCTTGGGGCTCGGCTTGGCGCGCGTCTCTCTGTGAATTACAAACGGTCAAGGTCGAGGTCGAGGACTAGATCAAGATCAAGATCCAGATCGAGATCAAAGTCCAGGTCGAGGTCGAGGTCAAGATCGAAGTCAAGGTCGCGTTCGAATACACGTAGTCCACCATCACGAAAGTACAGGCGTAGTACGTCATCGTCGTCGAACGTTAGTGATCGGGAACACGATTATAAATCGTTAAAAACGAAAAAATCTACTAAAAACAAACTGAGTCACAGCAGCAAGAAAACaaagaagactaaacagatgaAATCACATTTCTATTCAGAATTTGGTTTAGCTACAGGAAACACTGAGGAATTAGGATCTAAGGAGAAATTACAACAACGTGCTGCAAGATTTAACGATACTATTTCCAGGACAGCCAACAATGGTGTTAAAGATGACTCATCTACAGACTTTGATTTTACTGGACTTCACATTGTCGGAGTATGCAAGGATATAGAGAAACCTTATTTACGTTTAACATCT gcTCCAGCTCCCTCCGCCGTTCGACCGGTAAGTGTACTCCAAAATTCTTTGGCACATGTCAAGAAACGATGGGTGGCTGATCAGGACTATAGATACGCTTGTGATCAACTTAAATCTATTCGTCAAGATCTTACCGTCCAAGGTATTCGAAATGCATTTACAGTCCACGTGTATGAAACACACGCCCGCGTCGCTCTAGAGAAAGGAGATCATGAAGAATTCAACCAGTGCCAGACTCAGTTACGGATGTTGTATCAAGACGTTGGCGGAGAAAATCGATGTGAATTTATTGCATACagaatattgtattatattttcacAAAAAATACTCAag ATTTAACGACGATTTTAGCAGCTTTATCAGTAGAAGACAAAAATGATGAGTGTATAAAACATGCGCTCAAAGTGCGTTCAGCTTGGTGGTTGAAAAATTTCCATGCCTTTTTCAAACTATACACTTCTGCCCCACGGATGGCAGCCTTTTTAATGGATTGGTTTGTTGCAAGAGAACGCAAGAATGCATTGAAGAGCATGATAAAGTC CTACCGGCAAAATTTGGCGGTTGATTTCGTCGTAGCAGAATTGGCCTTTGAATCTTTGGACAAGTTTTATGAATTTGTCAATGAATTGGGGTTGGTTTATGCTGATCCTGAACAACATCTAATCGACTGCAAGACAAGCAGTGGTTCTGTAGGTGCTTGGTAA